One genomic segment of Actinopolymorpha sp. NPDC004070 includes these proteins:
- a CDS encoding nucleotidyltransferase domain-containing protein has translation MNDDTTISLRMAEVSHKLVAKLPDDDVRAAFVFGSVAWGDADEASDIDLMLCLDRPADYRVVTRVRVADVLGRTTPEPAMSPVFVDIDRISAERFENAVAEGNWHARVAHSLVLVDTDGWFADLRARVTATFQDPDTCARRARPWYDASRTHSDGAHHALADDDLTLATLHARLALENVAVALIETCALRTSATHFLANARRALETTGRGHLYEPLRRGLGLDVDLESAAYGAEAFGMLAEALRGWMADPELVRELAPEHVAWAAFTYADETYEEVAHKVAAMRGAGRAADLASYLDGLLKVPIRMNLGKVLNLRLNDSSQVPTVAEFHEALRTEPALFEHWRRGLRLPADRAEITAALEAAAQLRDSITSRQVT, from the coding sequence GTGAACGACGACACGACCATCAGCCTGCGGATGGCCGAGGTCTCCCACAAGTTGGTGGCGAAGCTCCCCGACGATGACGTGCGGGCCGCGTTCGTGTTCGGCTCGGTCGCGTGGGGCGATGCCGACGAAGCCAGCGACATCGACCTCATGCTGTGCCTGGACCGCCCCGCGGACTACCGCGTGGTGACCCGGGTTCGGGTGGCAGACGTCCTTGGCCGCACCACCCCGGAACCAGCGATGTCGCCGGTGTTCGTCGACATCGACCGGATCTCTGCCGAACGTTTCGAGAACGCTGTCGCCGAAGGCAACTGGCACGCCCGCGTCGCCCACTCGCTGGTCCTTGTCGACACCGACGGCTGGTTCGCCGATCTGCGCGCCCGAGTCACCGCCACCTTCCAGGACCCGGACACGTGCGCCCGGAGAGCCAGACCCTGGTATGACGCGAGCCGCACCCACTCCGACGGTGCTCACCACGCGCTCGCCGACGACGACCTCACCCTCGCGACGTTGCATGCGCGCCTCGCGCTGGAGAACGTCGCCGTGGCGCTCATCGAGACCTGCGCGCTGCGTACCTCCGCCACCCACTTCCTGGCCAACGCCCGGCGCGCGCTGGAGACGACGGGACGCGGGCACCTTTACGAGCCACTGCGGCGGGGCCTCGGTCTCGACGTCGACCTCGAGTCCGCGGCGTACGGAGCGGAGGCTTTCGGCATGCTGGCCGAAGCGTTGCGGGGATGGATGGCCGACCCGGAGCTCGTACGTGAACTGGCGCCGGAGCACGTGGCGTGGGCGGCGTTCACCTATGCGGACGAAACGTACGAGGAGGTCGCCCACAAGGTGGCGGCCATGCGCGGTGCCGGGCGTGCCGCCGACCTGGCGTCCTACCTCGACGGATTGCTGAAGGTGCCCATCCGGATGAACCTCGGCAAGGTCCTCAACCTCCGGCTGAACGACTCGTCACAGGTGCCGACGGTCGCGGAGTTCCATGAGGCCCTTCGCACCGAGCCCGCGTTGTTCGAACACTGGCGCCGGGGGCTGCGGCTACCCGCAGACCGGGCAGAGATCACTGCCGCGTTGGAAGCGGCCGCTCAACTCCGCGACAGCATCACCTCGCGGCAGGTGACCTGA
- a CDS encoding DUF2975 domain-containing protein, whose protein sequence is MGKLTVLALRAVLVALFAGSLVVQAVMVPLLAVDLRDPDVELVAYQRTSLIVILVLGFVAVEVVLVCVWQLVRMVGRGTVFSYGAFRYVHVVIAAIVAAAVLLLALAVVLAPGEAVPPGMVLLICGAAVAVLGVALVVVVLRMLLAQAVARDVEAAQLRSELDEVI, encoded by the coding sequence ATGGGAAAGCTGACGGTGCTCGCGCTGCGGGCGGTGCTCGTTGCGTTGTTCGCGGGTTCGCTGGTCGTGCAGGCGGTGATGGTCCCGCTGCTGGCCGTCGATCTGCGGGACCCGGACGTCGAGCTCGTCGCGTACCAGCGCACGTCCCTCATCGTGATCCTCGTCCTGGGGTTCGTCGCGGTCGAGGTGGTCCTGGTCTGTGTCTGGCAGCTGGTCAGGATGGTCGGACGCGGGACCGTCTTCTCCTACGGCGCCTTCCGGTACGTCCACGTCGTGATCGCCGCGATCGTGGCGGCGGCCGTTCTGCTGCTTGCGCTGGCGGTCGTCCTGGCACCGGGGGAGGCCGTTCCGCCGGGCATGGTTCTGCTGATCTGCGGCGCTGCCGTGGCGGTCCTCGGGGTCGCACTCGTCGTGGTCGTACTCCGGATGCTGCTCGCCCAGGCCGTCGCCCGCGACGTCGAGGCGGCGCAGTTGCGGTCGGAGCTGGACGAGGTGATCTGA
- a CDS encoding helix-turn-helix transcriptional regulator, whose translation MPIVVDIDVMLAKRKMSVGELAERVGITPANLAVLKNGRAKAVRFTTLEALCEVLECQPGDLLRWQNNGRAD comes from the coding sequence ATGCCGATCGTCGTCGACATCGACGTGATGCTGGCCAAGCGGAAGATGTCCGTGGGCGAACTCGCGGAACGCGTCGGAATCACTCCTGCAAACCTGGCGGTCCTCAAGAACGGCCGGGCCAAGGCGGTCCGCTTCACCACCCTCGAAGCCCTGTGCGAGGTGCTCGAGTGCCAGCCGGGAGACCTGCTGCGGTGGCAGAACAACGGCAGGGCGGACTGA
- a CDS encoding NAD(P)/FAD-dependent oxidoreductase encodes MDTVDVLVVGAGLAGLRTATLLARQGHEVLLAERRPGLAGAIRTTGIFVRRTLDDFPLPAECLGPPIRRVVLYPPGLRRPVSLESTRDEYRVGDMAPIYVKAAAAATDAGVRVLLGTRYAGRQGQVYSLVGRTGPSQVRARFVVGADGARSRVGRDLGLDRNLTLLVGAEEVYEIPRGDEPPTFHCVLDPSLAPGYLAWVVNDGRHAHVGTAGYASRFPEGLRRALERFASSAPGLEGVQRPDGPDAVERRGGPIPVGGLLRRISCADGLLVGDAAGAVSPLTAGGLDPCLRLSELAAAVLDESLCSGRSEALAHFDGAVLRARFRGRLAMRWGLDRVRTPAVAKAAFAVLRTPLGQASARRILFGDRSFPAGHIGS; translated from the coding sequence GTGGACACCGTCGACGTGCTGGTCGTCGGCGCGGGACTGGCCGGGCTGCGGACCGCAACTCTGCTTGCTCGGCAGGGACATGAGGTTCTCCTCGCCGAACGGCGACCCGGTCTCGCCGGTGCGATTCGTACCACCGGGATATTCGTCCGCAGGACTCTCGACGACTTTCCCCTGCCTGCCGAGTGTCTGGGGCCACCGATCAGGCGGGTGGTGCTCTACCCGCCCGGGCTGCGGAGGCCGGTGTCGCTGGAGAGCACCCGGGACGAGTACCGCGTCGGCGACATGGCGCCCATCTACGTGAAGGCTGCTGCTGCCGCGACCGATGCCGGCGTACGCGTCCTGCTGGGTACGCGATATGCCGGCCGGCAAGGCCAGGTTTACAGCCTGGTCGGGCGGACAGGGCCGAGCCAGGTACGAGCGCGGTTCGTCGTGGGGGCTGACGGGGCGAGATCGCGAGTCGGTCGCGACCTCGGCCTCGACCGCAACCTCACCTTGCTGGTCGGGGCCGAGGAGGTGTACGAGATCCCGCGCGGCGACGAGCCGCCGACCTTCCACTGCGTACTCGATCCCTCGCTGGCTCCCGGCTACCTGGCCTGGGTCGTGAACGACGGCCGGCACGCCCACGTCGGTACGGCTGGTTACGCCAGCCGCTTTCCCGAAGGTCTTCGCCGGGCGCTCGAACGGTTCGCCTCCTCAGCGCCCGGGCTGGAGGGTGTGCAGCGCCCTGATGGTCCCGATGCGGTCGAACGACGAGGAGGGCCCATCCCGGTCGGCGGCCTGCTGCGCCGGATCAGTTGCGCCGACGGGTTGCTCGTCGGGGACGCCGCCGGCGCGGTCTCGCCACTCACCGCGGGCGGCCTCGACCCGTGCCTGCGACTGTCGGAGCTCGCGGCCGCGGTTCTCGACGAGTCGCTGTGTTCCGGGCGGTCGGAGGCGCTGGCGCACTTCGACGGCGCTGTGCTCCGTGCGCGGTTCCGCGGGCGGCTCGCGATGCGGTGGGGACTGGACAGGGTTCGTACGCCTGCCGTCGCGAAGGCGGCATTCGCGGTGCTGCGTACGCCACTCGGGCAGGCGTCGGCGCGGCGGATCCTCTTCGGCGACAGGTCCTTCCCTGCCGGACACATCGGCTCATGA
- a CDS encoding serine hydrolase domain-containing protein, with amino-acid sequence MTRLSLCGWTRAHPDASAARRDHEDVPLSTHLLPEGPPASQGVDARGVHAFLDAVEQAPEIEPHSLMIIRHGRLVASGWWAPYSPDRLHLLYSLSKSFTSTAAGFAVAEGLVRLDDPVISYFPEFESDITSPRSRSMLVRHIAAMASGHEEETLQRAIEADPDEIVRGFLLVPPDRDPGTVFAYNQPATYTLGTIVQKVTGQSLTDYLRPRLFEPLGIGEVAWHQSPAGRDLGFSGLHATTDAIARLGLLYLQEGSWEGKQLLPATWVAEATRSHVSNADGTPEGANSDWQQGYGFQFWMSRHGFRGDGAYGQFCVVLPEHDAVIAMTAATVEMQALLDAMWDNLLPAFGTGPLDGREDDDAALAERLSRLALSPALGEPAPPTDPASWSGAEFTPAGGACADQSSLTGVAVAPAEDGGWAISLTDGGERLELRLDGKGSSGWTVDSGGDAAAAVPTAVSGGWADQDTLAFDVVFLETPHRLAVSCSLADRTFTARWRTVPLHGGPLRSMCAPRR; translated from the coding sequence ATGACAAGGCTTTCACTGTGCGGCTGGACCCGAGCACACCCGGACGCGAGCGCTGCTCGCCGAGACCACGAGGATGTTCCGCTGAGCACTCACCTGTTGCCCGAAGGACCTCCCGCTTCGCAAGGGGTCGACGCGCGTGGTGTGCACGCGTTCCTGGACGCCGTGGAGCAGGCGCCGGAGATCGAGCCGCACAGCCTGATGATCATCCGGCACGGCCGGCTCGTCGCTTCGGGCTGGTGGGCTCCGTACTCACCTGACCGGCTTCATCTGCTCTACTCGCTGAGCAAGAGCTTCACATCGACGGCGGCCGGCTTCGCGGTGGCCGAGGGGCTCGTACGCCTCGATGATCCGGTGATCTCCTACTTCCCGGAGTTCGAGTCCGACATCACCTCGCCCCGAAGCCGTTCGATGCTCGTACGCCACATCGCGGCCATGGCGTCCGGCCACGAGGAGGAGACCCTCCAGCGGGCGATCGAGGCGGACCCGGACGAGATCGTGCGCGGGTTCCTGCTGGTCCCGCCGGACCGCGATCCCGGCACGGTCTTCGCCTACAACCAGCCCGCGACGTACACGCTCGGAACCATCGTCCAGAAGGTGACCGGACAGTCGCTCACCGACTACCTCCGCCCGCGGCTGTTCGAGCCGTTGGGCATCGGCGAGGTCGCGTGGCATCAGAGTCCGGCCGGCCGGGACCTCGGCTTCTCGGGGCTGCACGCGACCACCGACGCGATCGCCCGGCTCGGCCTGCTCTACCTGCAGGAGGGGAGCTGGGAGGGCAAGCAGTTGCTGCCCGCCACATGGGTCGCGGAGGCGACACGTTCGCACGTTTCGAACGCGGACGGCACCCCGGAGGGGGCGAACTCCGACTGGCAGCAGGGGTACGGCTTCCAGTTCTGGATGTCCCGACACGGCTTCCGCGGCGACGGTGCGTACGGCCAGTTCTGCGTGGTGCTGCCCGAACACGACGCGGTGATCGCGATGACCGCGGCGACCGTGGAGATGCAGGCTCTGCTGGACGCGATGTGGGACAACCTCCTGCCGGCGTTCGGGACGGGGCCACTCGACGGCCGGGAGGACGACGACGCTGCGCTGGCGGAACGCCTGTCCCGGTTGGCGCTCTCGCCGGCTCTGGGTGAGCCCGCGCCGCCCACCGATCCCGCAAGCTGGTCCGGCGCGGAGTTCACTCCGGCCGGTGGTGCGTGCGCCGATCAGTCGAGCCTGACGGGGGTCGCGGTCGCGCCGGCCGAGGACGGCGGCTGGGCCATCTCTCTGACCGACGGTGGCGAGCGTCTCGAGCTCCGACTCGACGGGAAGGGCTCCTCGGGCTGGACGGTCGACTCGGGTGGCGACGCAGCCGCGGCCGTACCCACGGCCGTCAGTGGTGGGTGGGCCGACCAGGACACGTTGGCGTTCGACGTGGTGTTCCTGGAGACGCCGCACCGGCTGGCGGTGAGCTGCTCGCTTGCGGATCGTACGTTCACCGCGCGGTGGCGGACTGTCCCGCTGCACGGTGGTCCGCTGCGATCGATGTGTGCCCCTCGCCGTTGA
- a CDS encoding cytochrome b/b6 domain-containing protein translates to MATEPSSGSAVAGYVRRYNRKTRWFHAVSYTILVVLFGTGWWLTLGNEGRPSILARVSGVPDTRIHTLTGWVSAAVAVVGLLAGRRALRTFLDESVRSDPGDLEWFRRWPVAVLTGRFPPHRGHFDPGQRLFNLAIAVCLLVVIASGVGLAWLSGGSLFTVLVRVHRWGTYVGTALILGHVTIASGILPGYRGAWKSMHLGGRLPVQVARRLWPSSTSSSLRGNRSNEGSGQRDQGKDRPS, encoded by the coding sequence ATGGCTACTGAGCCGTCCTCTGGAAGCGCTGTAGCCGGATACGTGCGGCGGTACAACCGGAAGACACGCTGGTTCCACGCTGTCAGCTACACGATCCTCGTCGTGCTGTTCGGCACCGGCTGGTGGCTCACTCTCGGGAACGAGGGCAGACCAAGCATCCTGGCGAGAGTTTCGGGGGTTCCCGACACCCGGATACACACGCTCACGGGATGGGTTTCGGCAGCGGTGGCAGTCGTTGGCCTCCTTGCCGGCAGGCGCGCGCTCAGGACCTTTCTCGACGAATCCGTCCGCAGCGATCCAGGGGACTTGGAGTGGTTCCGCCGTTGGCCGGTGGCGGTCCTGACGGGCAGGTTCCCTCCTCATCGTGGGCACTTCGACCCCGGGCAACGGCTCTTCAACCTGGCGATCGCCGTCTGTCTCCTCGTGGTCATCGCCTCCGGGGTGGGCCTGGCGTGGCTCAGCGGCGGCTCGTTGTTCACCGTCCTCGTGCGGGTGCACCGATGGGGAACCTACGTCGGCACCGCGTTGATCCTCGGACATGTCACGATCGCCTCCGGAATCCTTCCCGGATACCGCGGCGCGTGGAAGTCCATGCACCTCGGCGGCAGGCTACCGGTGCAGGTCGCCCGACGTCTGTGGCCGTCCTCGACCTCCTCGTCGCTGCGCGGCAACCGGTCCAACGAAGGCAGCGGTCAGCGCGACCAGGGGAAGGACAGGCCGTCCTGA
- a CDS encoding GNAT family N-acetyltransferase produces MRTSRTCARNIRTGRSPTWRSATSRRRRNGSPDRRSAATPSARWYVDGEPAGWVNASRRTECSMYRLGDDADPPDGDVISLSCFGIAPPYRGHGLVTALLRRVLADAPARGMTWVEAYPFANQENVDEDNWRGPRSLYDTHRFELVEQREHYSVMRRGIARRRGSWRASG; encoded by the coding sequence ATGCGTACCTCGCGCACGTGCGCTCGCAACATCCGGACTGGCCGTTCCCCGACATGGCGGTCCGCAACTTCGCGGAGGCGACGCAACGGCTCACCGGATCGGCGGAGCGCCGCAACACCGTCGGCGCGGTGGTACGTCGACGGCGAGCCCGCCGGCTGGGTCAACGCCTCGAGACGCACCGAGTGCTCGATGTACCGGCTCGGCGACGATGCCGATCCACCCGACGGTGATGTGATTTCCCTTTCCTGCTTCGGAATCGCGCCGCCCTATCGGGGCCACGGACTCGTGACCGCTCTCCTTCGGCGGGTACTCGCCGACGCCCCGGCCAGGGGGATGACCTGGGTGGAGGCGTATCCGTTCGCCAACCAGGAGAACGTCGACGAGGACAACTGGCGCGGCCCAAGATCGCTGTACGACACGCACCGGTTCGAGCTTGTCGAACAACGCGAGCACTACAGCGTGATGCGCCGCGGCATCGCAAGGCGACGAGGTAGCTGGCGGGCGTCCGGCTGA
- a CDS encoding phosphotransferase — MSPEHHRAAEVVAEFLGTKPTSTRALLTWGPTVVVEARVDDGLTVFVKAGANQNVHTEAAVMERVRAAGVPAVDVLGVGNDDRLPGGRWMITRAATGQTLQDVGRTAPTITRTLDELADYYTLLHQVALPGFGAVADGAHDGVLLSWSQWQHETVDEALDLLTRTDGVPAEFASNARQLCSTFAGVLDRAPGVLLHADLGDGEVYVDPATGAVTAIVDWGAALVGDPLYDLVRFVGGGPADDERPAQLHPTLHARYFARNPYDIEHAQRMLAFYRFHICVVEAAWGADLGWTAGHVAWAQQLIDELDGDGRRTRA, encoded by the coding sequence ATGTCGCCGGAGCATCATCGTGCCGCCGAGGTCGTCGCCGAGTTCCTCGGGACGAAGCCCACTTCCACCCGCGCGCTTCTGACGTGGGGACCGACGGTCGTCGTCGAGGCGCGCGTGGACGACGGCCTGACGGTGTTCGTCAAGGCGGGCGCCAACCAGAACGTTCACACCGAAGCCGCGGTGATGGAGCGCGTCCGAGCGGCGGGCGTCCCTGCCGTCGACGTACTGGGCGTCGGGAACGACGACCGGCTCCCGGGCGGGCGCTGGATGATCACGCGCGCCGCGACCGGCCAGACGTTGCAGGATGTCGGACGTACGGCACCGACCATCACCCGGACCCTCGACGAGCTTGCGGACTACTACACGCTGCTCCACCAGGTTGCCCTGCCCGGCTTCGGTGCCGTTGCGGACGGCGCTCATGACGGCGTGCTCTTGTCGTGGTCACAGTGGCAGCACGAGACGGTTGACGAAGCGCTCGACTTGCTGACGCGCACGGACGGGGTTCCGGCGGAGTTCGCCTCCAATGCCCGGCAGTTGTGCAGCACCTTCGCCGGTGTCCTCGACCGCGCGCCCGGTGTCCTCCTGCACGCCGACCTCGGTGACGGGGAGGTCTACGTCGATCCGGCGACCGGTGCGGTCACCGCGATCGTCGACTGGGGCGCGGCGCTGGTCGGCGACCCGCTGTATGACCTCGTACGGTTCGTGGGTGGAGGTCCCGCCGACGACGAGCGGCCGGCGCAGCTACATCCGACGCTGCATGCACGCTACTTCGCGCGGAACCCCTACGACATCGAGCATGCCCAACGAATGTTGGCGTTCTACCGGTTCCACATCTGTGTCGTCGAAGCCGCGTGGGGCGCGGACCTCGGCTGGACGGCGGGTCACGTCGCCTGGGCACAGCAGCTGATCGACGAACTTGATGGGGACGGACGGAGAACCCGAGCATGA